One window of Flavobacterium ammonificans genomic DNA carries:
- a CDS encoding ABC-three component system protein, whose protein sequence is MIQLINPNDIHSAADTWNGFIYQGKVALYHVLKLINERDSVDGLHLQLDSLEDFAIIRYENNEPKPITLHQVKAVKSHYYSRYKEAFEKLEQRKDNFPCDDEAYFHLATENEETKADIEDKHAKLKIYEYDGNPYCKIDELQDKIKVQASNCLNKLGLIHLSNDNYLEILCNELESLITNNIVLIHAQNHSPNGDSINRQIFRMENRPRY, encoded by the coding sequence ATGATTCAACTAATAAATCCTAATGATATTCATTCAGCGGCTGATACGTGGAATGGATTTATATATCAAGGTAAAGTTGCTTTATATCATGTATTAAAATTAATAAACGAAAGAGATAGTGTTGACGGATTGCATTTACAGCTTGATTCATTAGAAGATTTTGCGATAATACGATATGAAAATAACGAACCCAAACCAATAACGCTACATCAAGTAAAGGCTGTCAAAAGCCATTATTATTCAAGATATAAAGAAGCTTTTGAAAAATTAGAACAAAGGAAAGACAATTTCCCTTGTGATGATGAAGCCTATTTTCATTTAGCAACAGAGAATGAAGAAACTAAAGCTGATATTGAAGATAAGCATGCAAAGCTTAAAATTTATGAGTATGATGGTAATCCTTATTGTAAAATTGATGAGTTGCAAGACAAAATAAAAGTTCAAGCTAGCAATTGTTTGAATAAATTAGGATTAATACATTTATCAAATGATAATTACTTGGAAATTTTATGCAATGAACTAGAATCTTTAATAACCAATAATATTGTTTTAATTCATGCCCAAAATCATTCACCTAACGGAGATTCTATAAATAGACAGATTTTCAGAATGGAAAACCGTCCTAGATATTAG
- a CDS encoding nucleotidyl transferase AbiEii/AbiGii toxin family protein, with protein sequence MNEWLKLSEKRRLEILNQVNSQTGLPTDAIEKDWWVTITLKAIFSSKFAQHLVFKGGTSLSKAYNLIERFSEDIDLSIDRTMLGFEGELSKTQIKKLRKASGNFIVGEFKEELISELEKLGVNKENYNLIFDDEIDDTSDPHRIELEYNSIVEAGEYIPQRVIIELGARALLEPNEQKKIQSIIGQIYPEQAFTIQPFEVIVVVPTKTFLEKIMLLHEEFLKPTENIRHYRMSRHLYDIEKLMDHDYGKEAIKNKELFETLVQHRSKYTPIRGISYELHTPQTINFIPPAEVTELWKKDYQAMQEFMIYGDTMEFEELIDKLKNLNEIFRAK encoded by the coding sequence ATGAACGAGTGGCTTAAACTATCCGAAAAAAGACGGCTTGAAATACTAAATCAAGTCAATAGTCAAACAGGACTTCCAACCGATGCAATTGAAAAAGATTGGTGGGTAACCATTACGTTAAAAGCAATATTTTCTTCAAAATTTGCACAACATTTAGTTTTTAAAGGCGGCACATCACTAAGCAAAGCCTATAACTTAATAGAACGTTTCTCAGAAGATATAGACTTATCAATTGATAGAACGATGTTAGGATTTGAGGGCGAGTTATCAAAAACACAAATAAAAAAACTTCGTAAAGCTTCAGGTAATTTTATAGTCGGAGAATTTAAAGAGGAATTAATTTCAGAACTAGAAAAGCTGGGAGTAAATAAAGAAAATTATAATTTAATCTTTGATGATGAAATAGATGATACCAGTGATCCGCATCGTATAGAATTAGAATACAACTCAATAGTTGAAGCAGGAGAATACATTCCGCAAAGGGTTATCATTGAATTAGGAGCAAGAGCTTTGCTAGAGCCAAACGAACAAAAAAAAATTCAATCAATCATTGGCCAAATATATCCGGAACAAGCTTTTACAATTCAACCTTTTGAAGTAATTGTAGTGGTACCAACCAAAACCTTTTTAGAAAAAATAATGTTGTTGCATGAAGAATTTCTGAAGCCAACCGAAAACATAAGACATTACAGAATGTCAAGACATCTTTACGATATAGAAAAACTAATGGACCACGATTACGGAAAAGAAGCAATAAAAAATAAAGAGCTATTCGAAACACTAGTCCAACACAGAAGTAAATACACTCCTATAAGAGGAATTTCGTATGAGTTACACACACCACAAACAATAAATTTCATTCCACCAGCAGAAGTAACTGAACTTTGGAAAAAAGACTACCAAGCCATGCAAGAGTTTATGATTTATGGAGATACAATGGAGTTTGAAGAATTGATAGATAAATTAAAAAATCTAAATGAAATATTTAGAGCTAAATAA
- a CDS encoding DUF6088 family protein, with translation MKPQSIHNQIEEKIKSLKKGSILFIADFIEFGTAENVKKVLLRLEKKEILIRLAHGIYLYPKKDKILGTLFPSTEEIAVAIAKRDKARIISTGVQALQQLGLSTQVPMNVVYLTDGAPRKIKVGKRTITFKKTTPKNLTIKDKKLNIVIQGLKELGKDNVDENAKQKIKKVLHQMSIESIKEDSVAAPTWIRNTILELINKD, from the coding sequence ATGAAACCACAATCTATTCACAATCAAATAGAAGAAAAAATAAAATCTTTAAAAAAAGGAAGCATTCTATTTATAGCCGATTTTATAGAGTTCGGTACTGCCGAAAATGTAAAAAAGGTACTATTGAGATTAGAAAAAAAAGAAATTTTAATTCGATTAGCACACGGTATTTATCTATATCCAAAAAAAGATAAAATACTTGGAACCCTATTCCCTTCAACAGAAGAAATTGCAGTCGCCATAGCAAAAAGAGATAAAGCAAGAATAATTTCTACAGGTGTACAAGCATTGCAACAACTTGGCTTATCAACACAAGTACCTATGAATGTAGTCTATTTGACTGATGGAGCACCAAGAAAAATTAAAGTAGGTAAAAGAACCATCACATTCAAAAAAACCACTCCCAAAAACCTGACCATTAAAGATAAAAAACTCAACATTGTAATCCAAGGATTAAAAGAGTTAGGCAAAGACAATGTAGATGAAAATGCTAAACAAAAAATTAAAAAAGTATTGCACCAAATGTCCATTGAAAGCATAAAAGAAGATAGTGTTGCAGCACCAACATGGATTAGAAATACAATCCTTGAATTAATAAATAAAGACTAA